Proteins encoded by one window of Lactobacillus sp. ESL0684:
- the acpP gene encoding acyl carrier protein, which translates to MSETEIFTKIRDILADNFEVDASKITNETNFTSDLDADSIDLVEFILQLEDEFGAEIPDEDAEKIKTVGDAVSYVTAHQQ; encoded by the coding sequence ATGAGTGAAACAGAAATTTTTACAAAAATTAGGGATATCTTAGCAGATAATTTTGAAGTTGATGCAAGCAAGATTACCAATGAAACTAACTTTACCAGCGATTTGGATGCTGATTCAATTGACTTGGTAGAATTTATTTTGCAATTAGAAGATGAATTCGGTGCTGAAATTCCAGATGAGGATGCTGAAAAGATTAAAACCGTTGGTGATGCAGTCAGTTATGTTACCGCACACCAACAGTAA
- a CDS encoding ABC transporter ATP-binding protein, translating into MEKQSDLLLDIQHMHTAYRLQGKFYDAADDINITLKRDEILSVVGESGCGKSTIAASIIGLYDHKNTKVTGDILYNELNLVGLNESLFDKIRGNKIGMIFQDPLASLNPLMRVGDQVAETLYYHTDMNEKERHSRVIELFNQVGMPQPEEMFAMYPHELSGGLRQRVVIAMAIACKPEIIIADEPTTALDVTIQAQILDLLEDIQQQTHSGIILITHDLGVVAETADEVAVMYAGQVVEKADVKTIFANPLHPYTRSLLNSMPQSDDEDEDLHVIQGTVPSLQKMPREGDRFASRIPWIPESSHEKDPVMHEVEPGHWVRCTCWKTFHFQDQDAVASGE; encoded by the coding sequence TTGGAAAAACAAAGTGATCTCTTACTAGATATCCAGCATATGCATACTGCATATCGTTTACAAGGTAAGTTTTATGATGCCGCAGATGATATCAATATTACTCTGAAGCGTGATGAGATTTTATCAGTTGTAGGTGAATCTGGCTGTGGTAAGAGTACAATTGCTGCAAGCATTATTGGCTTGTACGACCATAAAAATACAAAAGTAACCGGTGATATTTTATATAATGAATTGAACTTGGTAGGCTTGAATGAGTCTTTGTTTGATAAAATTCGCGGTAATAAGATTGGTATGATCTTCCAAGATCCTCTTGCAAGTTTAAACCCATTAATGCGAGTTGGTGATCAAGTTGCTGAAACACTCTATTATCATACAGATATGAATGAAAAAGAGCGTCATAGTCGGGTAATTGAATTATTTAATCAAGTTGGAATGCCGCAACCAGAAGAAATGTTTGCGATGTATCCTCATGAATTATCCGGTGGATTGCGGCAGCGGGTCGTTATTGCGATGGCAATTGCATGTAAACCAGAAATTATTATTGCAGATGAGCCAACTACTGCCTTAGACGTTACGATTCAAGCTCAGATTTTAGACCTATTAGAAGATATCCAGCAGCAGACACACTCTGGAATTATTTTAATTACTCACGATTTAGGCGTAGTAGCTGAAACAGCTGACGAAGTTGCAGTTATGTATGCAGGACAAGTAGTTGAAAAGGCTGATGTCAAGACTATTTTTGCAAATCCGCTGCATCCATATACGCGTTCTCTGCTCAATTCCATGCCGCAGTCTGATGATGAAGACGAAGATTTGCACGTAATTCAAGGGACTGTGCCATCATTGCAAAAGATGCCGCGTGAAGGTGATCGGTTTGCATCTAGAATTCCGTGGATTCCTGAAAGTAGTCACGAAAAAGATCCAGTCATGCACGAAGTCGAACCTGGTCATTGGGTAAGATGTACTTGCTGGAAGACGTTCCACTTTCAAGACCAAGATGCAGTAGCAAGTGGGGAGTAG
- the plsX gene encoding phosphate acyltransferase PlsX, which yields MRTIAIDAMGGENAPEAIVKAVLQVKTELTQTNFILFGDETKIKRLLDSDTERVEVVGTTEVINDEDEPVKAIRNKKDSSLVVAAQYVKAGKADALLSLGNTGALLSCGIFIIGRIKGVARPGLMPTLPVKNSDDGFNMIDVGANAKSKPEYILNWAQMAVYYAEKIRGVSNPRVALLNNGAESDKGDDIHQQAYQLLLDSDLNFIGNIEGNELLEGKADVVATDGFTGNAILKNIEGTSSVLIHMLKDSLLNNGLFTKLGALLIKKALKGLISKFDTSKYGGAVLLGVNAPIVKTHGRSDQRAIYYTLKQVDKILSEKIIDDFKAEFATKK from the coding sequence ATGAGAACAATTGCGATCGATGCCATGGGCGGCGAAAATGCACCAGAAGCAATCGTTAAGGCGGTTTTGCAAGTCAAAACAGAATTAACGCAAACCAACTTTATTTTGTTTGGTGATGAAACTAAAATCAAGCGGTTGCTAGATTCGGATACGGAGCGAGTAGAAGTAGTAGGGACTACTGAGGTTATCAATGACGAAGATGAACCAGTTAAAGCGATTCGCAATAAGAAGGATTCATCCTTGGTGGTTGCAGCTCAATATGTTAAAGCGGGTAAGGCTGATGCATTGTTGTCACTAGGTAATACCGGGGCATTGTTGTCTTGCGGAATTTTTATTATTGGTCGCATTAAGGGGGTAGCTCGCCCAGGCCTAATGCCGACGTTGCCAGTTAAAAACTCAGATGATGGCTTCAATATGATTGATGTTGGGGCTAATGCCAAGAGTAAACCTGAGTATATTCTTAATTGGGCACAAATGGCAGTCTACTATGCTGAAAAAATTCGGGGTGTGTCAAATCCGCGAGTTGCCTTACTTAATAATGGTGCTGAAAGTGATAAAGGTGATGATATTCACCAACAAGCTTATCAATTGCTGCTAGATAGTGATTTGAACTTTATTGGCAATATCGAGGGTAATGAATTGCTGGAGGGAAAAGCCGATGTGGTTGCCACAGACGGCTTTACTGGGAATGCAATTTTAAAGAATATTGAAGGTACTTCCAGTGTTTTAATTCACATGCTTAAAGATAGTTTGCTAAATAATGGTTTGTTTACTAAATTAGGTGCTCTGCTAATCAAGAAGGCGCTCAAAGGTTTAATTTCAAAATTTGATACTTCTAAATATGGCGGTGCTGTATTATTGGGAGTTAATGCGCCAATTGTGAAAACGCATGGCCGCTCTGATCAGCGGGCAATTTATTACACGCTTAAACAAGTTGATAAGATTTTATCAGAAAAGATTATTGATGATTTTAAAGCAGAATTTGCAACAAAAAAATAA
- a CDS encoding ATP-binding cassette domain-containing protein has product MTKEIIQIKNLKVHYPIRSGFWNRVTGAVRAVDDVSITINEGETYGLIGESGSGKSTTGKAIVGVEPVTSGEIIYKGVDITKSKNRRRLNYNKDVQMIFQDSMSSMNPRKRIEDIIAEPIRNFENLTTDQERDRVQELLDIVGMPSDAIYKYPHEFSGGQRQRIGVARAVATNPKLIVADEPTSALDLSVQAQVLNFMKHIQQQYNIAYLFISHDLGVVKHMSENLAIMHRGRLVEIGTREDIYNHPMHIYTKRLLSAIPKVNVEEREVHKKERNRVEQEFRNDQSKWYDQNGRVYPLQLVSGKHYVALPPEQVNQAKESD; this is encoded by the coding sequence ATGACGAAAGAAATAATTCAAATTAAGAATCTGAAGGTTCATTACCCAATTAGGTCTGGTTTTTGGAATCGGGTAACTGGTGCTGTGCGCGCAGTTGACGATGTCAGCATTACGATCAACGAGGGTGAAACTTACGGCTTAATTGGTGAGTCTGGTTCTGGTAAATCAACTACAGGTAAAGCTATCGTAGGTGTTGAACCTGTAACTAGTGGTGAAATTATTTACAAGGGCGTTGATATTACTAAGTCCAAGAATAGAAGACGACTTAATTACAATAAGGACGTCCAAATGATTTTCCAGGATTCGATGTCCAGTATGAATCCGCGTAAGCGAATTGAAGATATTATTGCGGAGCCAATCCGCAATTTTGAAAATTTAACCACTGACCAAGAACGCGATCGAGTACAAGAACTACTTGATATTGTTGGGATGCCAAGTGATGCAATTTACAAATATCCTCATGAGTTTTCAGGTGGTCAAAGACAAAGAATTGGGGTTGCGCGTGCTGTTGCAACTAATCCTAAGTTGATTGTGGCTGATGAACCGACTAGTGCGTTAGACTTATCAGTTCAAGCACAGGTTCTAAACTTTATGAAGCATATTCAGCAGCAATATAATATTGCTTATCTGTTCATTTCACATGATTTAGGTGTGGTTAAGCATATGTCTGAAAACTTAGCCATTATGCACCGTGGTCGTTTAGTCGAAATTGGTACAAGGGAAGATATTTATAATCACCCAATGCATATTTATACTAAAAGGCTCTTGTCAGCAATCCCCAAGGTGAATGTTGAAGAACGAGAAGTACATAAAAAAGAGCGTAATCGCGTTGAACAAGAGTTTCGTAATGATCAAAGTAAGTGGTATGACCAGAATGGTCGCGTTTATCCGCTGCAATTAGTTTCAGGTAAGCACTATGTTGCGCTGCCGCCAGAACAAGTAAATCAAGCAAAGGAGAGTGACTAA